acaatCACATTACTCTGTCAATAAGGAGCCAAAACCTTATTTTCTCCCAGTGacaatattttaagatttaaatagAACACTTTTTTGGTATTGACTGTATTACCTGTAATCATACTATTTCTCCTCAGCGTGTGAGAGACTGTTTTCAGTAAGCACTGTATATCTGCACTGGATAGTTTCATCAATCTTTGCAAGTCTGCTccagaaagatttaaaatctcttttacTGATTTTATGTCAGCTGAAATTAGAAgaatctttataaatatttttggctGGATTACAGTCTTATGCACAAAAGAAAGTTTTCCCACTTTCTACTAATCATTTACATGAAGTTTATCTATGTTGCATTCTTGTAAGCCAGGCAGGCAACATTTACTTTCAATGTATCGACACTTGCTATAAAATCATTTGGAAAATTATTACCGGAGCATGGGGAAAAGCCATCACTTCTGATTACTCAAAAAACTTGCTTATGAAATACTTAATTACAGTTCTAAAGTGTTACTGTACATCTATATGCTTACACCCACAAACACAGTTATGTAAAGGAAGACACTATGGTGACAGATCTATCAGTGAGACATTGGTAAATTAAGTTACCTTTCTTAAGAGCAGCAACTACTTTAGGGTTCAAGTCAAACTGGTCCCAGTCCATTTCCTGATAGAGCACTGGGGTGAATTATCTGTTATTAAAGCAGCTTTTATCAGATATACATGCAACAATAAAATAAGCATTGTTCAACATGAAAAGTTTGTGggaatattcttttttattttttaacaacatATTTTTCAGTTATCTTCTTAGAAAAATAACAATGATTCAGCACATTGGCAGAAGACTTCTCAGATGGCTGTTTAGAGATATGTTTTAATAGGGTTCAACTAATAACAGTGCAGTGGTTTTGCTCTGGATTGAACCTATCAAATACATTGCACGTGCAATTTGGAATGATTCACGATTATTTATACATTGGATAGtcaaatatattttgattagCTAAAAGCAAGTTCagtattaaaacattaaaatcagtttgtttctTATAACAATATTAAACACTTTTTAATACTTTGATCTAAAACACAATAGCTTAGCACTCCAGCTGCCCAGATGAGTGCTGTGGGGTTTGTTACTATTCAGATCATCTGAAGGATTGCAGCAGACACAGAAGAGTTATATATGAATACATAACTTGATGAACAATCCCTTTTCTAACATGGGAGAGCAGAGGCTGCGATGTATTCTGATAACAgaacaaatgcagaagaaacagtCATTTTTAAGCGACACCTATTTAAGGCAACATTTTGACAAGAGTTAGAAGTCGAAACTTACAGAAATTAATCATGATTACGACGGTCTTTGACTAGGAGGACTCCGAACCATTCTGCACTCTCCACTCCACCGCAGCCACGGCCCGAGGCCCTGGGAAGAGAGGGAAGTCACCAGGAGCAGGTTACTGGAAAGCCGGGCGCGTCCCACGGACAGGGCAGCGACAGAGGCCGCCCGGGCCTACCACAGCCCGCCCGGGCACAGAGGAAGGCGAGCGGCAACAAGCTTCGCGAGCCGCCTCGCCCCAGCCGGCGCCCTCACGGCGGCCTCCGGCGCGGCCCGGAGGGCGGCTGGCGGCGGAAGGACACCGCCTCAGCGACACTCCCCGCCCCGGGAAGGGGGCCCCGGGCGCGGAGCCGCCACACCGTCCGCAGCCCCGTTACGAAACCCCCGCCAGAGCCGCCGCAAGAGGCCGTAGCCAATCGGCGAGCAGTTTGCCTGCGACGGGCCTAGTCCCAGGCCAATCAAATCTCCTCCAAGCCAGCGCTCCGGCAGGACAGCCAATGGCAGGGCGCTGCCCAACGCGCGGGCGGGACGCTTTTCGCTCCGGTAACAATCGCTTCCGCGGTGTCCGCTGGGGGAGCGGAGCGTTCGCTCCGGCCGGTGGTAGCACGAGCGCCTCAGCTCAGGCGCTACCCCCAGAACCACGGACGCTCAGCAGAGCCGCTCCTCAAAGGCCGAGCGGCTGTCAGGCTTCCCCGAACGCGGCTTACAGGGGCGTGATTGAGGGGCGCAGGCTCTTCATTTCCGGGTTGAGGGGCTGGCAATTGCTATTGCGCATGCGCTTCGATCGCCTAAAGGGGTGGGGAAGGACCGACATACCAGCATTAAACCTCAAGCGATACGTGACTGGCTGGGAAGTCTGGAGCCGGTGTTCTATTGGGCGTCCGGGGCGGGTGGGCGGGGCTTGGCGTCTCGCTGCTTTCCATTGGCCTTGCGCCGTGCCCGTTCCGAAGGACCCAGGCGGCCATTGGGTAGCGGCGCTGCCAGTCCCGAGGGGGAGAGTAGCGGTGGCGGAGTTTGAGGGGGAAGATGTCGGGCTGCGAGGCCCGTGACGCCAAGAAGCTGGTGCGCTCGCCCAGCGGGTTGCGCATGGTGCCCGAGCACCGCTCCGCCCGCAGCCCCTTCGGCCTGGACGAGCCGCCCTGGGTGCCAGACAAGGAGGTATCGGCAGGGGCGGGGGCGCCGCTCTTCCCTTCCCCGGGGCGCTCCCCCGCGCGGGGACAACCCCCGCTCAGCGCCCCAGCGGCTCCCCGCGGCGGCCCTTTGCCCGCGGGGGCCTCCCCGCCCCGGAGgccgctgccccgcggccggTCCGAGGGGCCGGGAACCGAGGACTGAGGTCGCGGTTCTTCCCCTTTTTCGCGCGCCCGTGTTTCCCGGCACCTCTCTCCCGCCCCCCGCTTCGCCGTCAGTGCCAGCCGGGGCGCGGCGGTGGCGGGAGCGGCCGGGGGTCCTGCGCAGCTCGGGCCGCGCGCGGAGGGCAGCGTTAGccagcggggcgggcgggcgggcggcccggTGGCTAGCGGCGCCCTCGGGGAGCTGGCCCGGCTCTCCGGCCCGCGGGGCTCGGGCGGGCTGTTGGCTCGCCTCGCCTCCCGAACTGACCGGGCAGCGGATCAGGCTCGCCCGGGTGCGGTTTTTCAGTCGTAAACCACAATTTTCTTACTTCGCGTAGATTAATGGACTGAAAAGGGCAGGACCGTCACTCGTTCTTCAGGGACGTGTGGCCCTGTCACAAAAATTAGTGAGGAGCTGAATGAGTTAAAAGTGTAGCGAGTTATGCAGCATTAATGTTTAGCGAGACATTCTCTTTAAATGCTTATAAAGGTAATTCTGAAGaccattttgattttaaaaaaaagatggaaagtaTTAAGGCAGTACGGCTAAGTTAGAACAGCCCTTCTGGCTCCCAGTGTGACTGCTCATGGTGTTAAACGAGTATGGAATAACTTGGACTGTTTCAGTCAACTTTGTGTTTAAATACTTTTCAAGTAAATTACGCGATCATGATGTTATAGTAAATTTTACATCATATCATTATTTGTTACCAGTCCCTACAGCTAGATGCTAATACAACTTAGAAtctattgtttgtttgtttatttattgccAGCATTCTGTGGTGTGGAGGCATGCCAATGCACTTAAGTGTGACTGGCATTAAGATTTATTTTAGATGAGCCAATCTGAGTTTAAGCAGAGAGTCATTAAGCAAAGCCGTTCTTTGCCAGATTCTGACATGGTTGGTCTGTTTTGTATGGGGACACTATGTCCTCCTTGGTTAggaatgaggaagaaaattttGCCCCTGCCTGGTATCTCTTGAGACAAGAAGTTTTGTGTAAAAGTAGTAATTTTAGAGACTCACTGCTagcacagctgctgcagctctaACCTCTACTGTCGTAAGGTGCATGACTAGTAAATCAGTTGCTGGTTTTGTCCAAACTAACAACCCTTTTTTGAAAAGTGACTTTTTCAACTTATGACTGCAACAAGCAGTCTGCTAAAATACCTTGTGCAAGTTTTCTCAAGTTATTCTCTTCCATACTTTCCATACTTGGAGAGTTAAAATCCTCCTTGTCATCAGCAGCAACTGGTTATCTGTCTTGTATGAAGCGTAGGTAAGACAAACTTTTTGGTGACCAGAGGTATTTTACGTTTGAAGGTATCGGTGCTCAGCTCTTGGGGCTGCCACCCCGCCAGTGCCATACGGGGTGTGGTGCGCTGGTTGTGTTGCAGACGGGGTGTGTATTTATCAGTGAGCTTGTAGCAAAGTCTGAGCAGTTACTGTGTAAGTGGTTTCCTTTTGCATTGCCTGGAGTCTGCTTTTGCTGTGTTGGTGACTTGCTGTACCCTGTGTGCACTCTCCTCAGCCAGGAAACCTGATTTCTGACATCATCAGTGGATATAATTTGTGTAACAATTAAACTGAAATTGGTTTTCTCTCTGACCTTCTGAAATGTACTTTCACATTTCAGTAGTCCTCGATTGTAGCAGActagtttcatttaaaaaaaaacccaaggtgtTTCTAACTCAGTCTATGCATAGTACCATCTTAATTCAACTAAAGGTTGTTTGAGGATTGTGGTAGGATTTATTTAAACTAGTTAAATATATTCAAGATTGAAGTCCGTATATTTTAAGATACATCACTCTGATGTGTATTGTTAGTTTGAATTTTATATTACAGTTGTACTGCAGGTATTCATTCTCCTTAAAATACAACTTTTCCCCTGTAGTCTGTTGGTTGATAGGCTGGTGGTGTTGATTTGTGACTGAATGTTGCCTTTGCATCAGACTCAGTGATAATTGCTATTGGAAGTGTATTATAGgcaaacatttaaaatgcatttgttaatTCATATTCttaattttgcattattattttgtAAGAAGTTATTTTAGTAGATTTCTTAGTGTATTGAAGTGCTGCCATCCCTTTGGTTAATGATTACCAAGCATGTTACaaactttttccttaaataaagcAGGTATGCAATATACAGGGAAGCTTATAAAACGcatgtttttattaataaaatgaaatttaaaggGATAGTGTTATCTAGTTAATGAATTCAGCAAGAACACTTGTTCTTGTTACCATGTCAgatgtaactaaaaaaaaaagtgttctttgTCCAAGACAAGAGACCACTCTTAGTGGATGTTGATCTggcttttcaaatatcatggctTCTGCTGTGCAGCCAGTAACACTCCCAAATCCAGTACCTTGATTTTTCTTATGCAGGAAGAGTCTACtggcttattttttaaaagtaaagccACCTAAACCCACCTAAAAATTATGGCAGTTAGTAGTTTtgcaatatatttcattttttttcattttatgtcacAAGATTATAGTCTTAAAACAGTTATTTTGAGGAGTTTGAAGTGTAAGACTGAAGCAGGACtacagaaaactttctttttactAGTCTTATAATACAAATAATGAGGTGGATAATATTATGAAAATTTGTGCTGAGCATCATTAAACTTGAGACAGAGCTTAAATTGTTGGTCACTGCATGTGCCTTGTCTAACCCGGAATTTCTTTGTAAATCAccagcagagctcagctgctgATGTTCCTATTAAGGAAATCTTGGACTAAAAATTGAGTAAAATTTGTCTGTTTGAATGCAGAGGTGGCCAAACCTTGTGACATCCAGCTGTGTACCAGATCTTTATGTGGCCAAGGAACGCTGTGTGCCTCAGAGCTGGGATGTGCGAGGAGCTTCCAGATGTGGTGGCAGTGATTCCCTGTGGCTCCTGGATCACTGTGGGGGGGAACTGAGCTTTATGTAGCTGGGTCCTGTGTTGGCTCAGGCTCTGAGTCGGCACTAGTTGGGTGACAGAGCCCCGCCTGGCAGACTCGAGTGGCTCAGGCATTGAGTTGGCCCTGTGCAGTTGTAGTATCAGAAAGCATCACAGGCCATATCTGCGCTATGTTTGTGTTTTCCACTCTGCTAGCAGCTGCTTTGGTCAGGGTGTTACAAGCTGTGATTTGATGAGCTTGTGAACTTTCACATTTGCAAAAGTTCACTGTGTTAACCAGCTCAACCAGGCGTTACCTTGCATCACTTCTTGAATCACTTTGTTATTGTATATGCAAATAAAGCATACGAAGTGTAACTATAGCTTCCTGTCCATCTGCAGTATTCTCACCTCTGGCTGGCTCCAAGGTATTATGTAAATTTGTTATCACACTTCAGCAAACGTGGGAAGTTTCACTCTATTTGTAATGAACTAGCtctcagaatttttaaattaataccaAGATCCAACAACTGTTGGGTGCTCTTCCATTTTCCTCTTGCTATATGAAGTAATCTGATATCAGTGGTATGTTGATTGTCTGTGAAAGGAGTATACTTGtgacatgcatttttatttaatttcttacttCATATCTTTTTGTTTCCACTTGACAAAAAACCTAGATTTGCACTAGTTTTAAAAAGCCTGTATCTTGAAGACATGAAAAGTAACTCAAACACCATGCTTCCTTCTCTGTAAATGTGATAAAAACCCTTCAAGCAATAAAGCTTAATTCAATACTCTTGCACTCTCTAATTATGTCGGCATATGGATGAATAGGCAGAATTTGCCTTTCAAGATGATCTTCAGTAGAGATCCCTTCCCAGGCAAAGTAGAAGTTGATATTATGCAAATGGTTCACTTGATTCTGGTTACTTAAAGCAGAAGTGCCTTGAAGGAACAGTGTCTTGACCCTACTTGTGTTAGAACATTTTTGTAGGAAAATCCCATTCTGCAGTGCCTGCTACCATATGCCATTTGACTTGTGGTTTATGACTGCTCTATGTATCAGGCTGTGTTACCATGATAGGTCTggaattcagaaatatttttctatagaGTTTGTATTAAATAAGAGGATGGATAACTTTGTTCCTCCTTGAAAAGCAACTGTGTGTTTAGCGTACCATTGTGTATGAAATCTGTTTAGGACAGTATTTAGAAGAGTGTTTTTTCCCCCTAGTTTGTAAcatgttttcattaagaaaattagTTAGACTCCTGGTAAATTCAAAGTATACCAAAATTCTTGCCAGGTCCAGCTCCCAGACAAGTTAAGTTAAACAtgccaaaaattaaaacactaaaTCAAGATGAATGTAGAGTAAAATGTGGTATTAGCTGTAGAGTACTACTTGTTACAGAGATGAAGCCTGGGGAATGCTGAAGTTGCTTTATGCTGAAGGCTATTTATTAGGGAATGTTAGAATAAGCTTTTCTACAGCCATTGTGAAAAGAGGTGGTTGGATGCCTTAATTCAGTACGTTATTTGAAACAATACAGGAGCACTTCTAGTTCTCTTTTGTGTGGGATTTAGAAACATAGCTTATTGTAACAAATACTGCAAGTAGTTATTTATGTTCCATTACAGTGACTGTTACTCTCTAATTTGTTAAACTTCTGTTTAGACATCAGAACACTTCATATAAACTACTGCAAATTATTAACAATCTACTTCAAAAGAACGTGAAAAGTTTCTAgagaatttttaatttatctgCTGTAATACTTTCTTAGCTCTAGTTGTTGAACTTGTGACAGTGATTGGGTATCTGCTGAAGCAAAAGTCCCTGAAATAGATGACAAAAGCTGTTGTAACCTGAAGGAATTTATAGAAGATAAAGGGTTAAGTATTGAAATATGTTAATTAAAGGCAAAGGGTGATTACTATGTGCTTAGCAAATAGCACCTACTCAGTTTTTAAGACACATTCTGCTGTAGTCTGAGAGAGTCTGGTTTGAGGAATTTTTGTTTCTAGAGTTACAAAACTTACTACAGATCTAACCATGTGCTTCTGATTCAGATGTCAGGCATAATTTGcattaatatttgcaaataaatctAGCAATAATTGCATTACAAGCCTTGGAGAGTGTGTGTTTTTTGATACAGTTAATAAGAATATGTAAAATCTTGGTGAAAATCCAGGGATCTAATGGCTGAGTGTCAGCCCTTTGGTAGGTTACTTTCTATACAGAAAACTTTAATTGTCACTGATCACTTCCAGTAGTTTAGAAAATCAAAACTGTCACCCCTTAAACTCTACTTAGTTGCAAAAGAGAAACTTCTTCCAtcttttctggcttttcttttgggAGGAGTGTGGGTGTAAGCTTGATTCAGGAAAGAGGTATTACAGAAAATGACACTTTGTAGCTGGAATAAAAATTAAGTCCTAGTGGCCTGGAAGAAAACCAGATATCTCCTAGCATGTTTCAAAGATGTGTAAGTATTGAGAGcattaaaatacaggaaaaatgttTTAGAGAGTCAACAGAGCATCACAGTATAATACAGTGAGGATGACAATTTATATAAAATCAGTTGACTCTGGAATATATAGCCGTCTGGATAGCCAAACATAATTAAGCATAAGTAGTTCTGAAATGTAGTTTTGACTGCTGGCAAGATGCAGTATTCCTTAGGGCGAATGAGTTTGGCAGCTTTTTTTGTCTTACAAATGGGGATGACGTTATTTTGCTACATCAATATTAAATGAAAGCCGTCCATGGTGGAAACATAAAGGATGGAAATTTGGAGGTGTTTCTTTTTAGGGCATAATATAAAGCTCAGTCTTTGTGAGCTTTATGGTAGTAGGATCAAAGGTGTAAAAATATTGTAGATTAATCTTAATTTGTACTGTTTTCTAGTGCCCAAGATGTATGCAGTGTGATACAAAATTTGACTTCATAACTAGAAAGGTAAGAGAAATCAGTGAAATGTAAAGCATGTTGCAAAATACTAGTATTGActtattttgatgtaaaatgtAGAAGATTTCAGTAGAATAGCATGCAAAGTCTGATGtaatttaaagcagtttttcCGTCTGTTCTGCCTTTTCTGACTAGAGGtcctttttgctttaattttgcttctttgaAATTCTTCTTGTTGCTCAATGTGTAATACATAGTTAGGTTTTTTCCAAATTACTGGGTACCCACAGAGTTTACATGCAAGAGAAGAGTTAGAGGAACTCATGCTGGAGTGGGCTGCTAACATCAGTACTGACATGGAAACCAAAGCAACTAATTCAGCTGTGTTTTGGGAGATAAAATTAGTTGTggaaatgtaaacaaaaaagttttcagaagtaACGAATTACAATCTCACATTAAAGAACTGTATTCTTAAAATGCAAAGAACCACAACTCAGATTCTCCTGTTCTAAAAGTAAAACAGGATTTATCTCAGGTTTGGAAAAGGGAATTTCTGATTAAAGTAGGAAGTGTAAACCACCTTGATTGCTGTGAGCCATAATTAGGCTCACTGTATGTAGAGAAAACACTAGAAATAGCATTAAATTAAGTTAATTACATAAAAGTAAGCAGGAATGCACGCTGGTGTGCAGAATACTACTGTTGGAAAACATTCTCCTGATATTGGGGTTTCTGCATGGAGAAGGTAAGCAGCCTCCACAAAAAGGCCAACAGTGATTTTTAGTGGGAAATATCATTCCTTTGTCTAACTACACTGACGCTCTCTTAGCATGTGCATGTGAAAGTGAAGAAGGATGTGGAAATGTGACTTGTAGTGCATGGACATAGTCAGTGTTTTCTAATTTCATTGtttggagggagagggaaggagaagttGTAGACCAGGCATACTAGTATATTGTACCAGATAGGTATAAATTTTCAGGAGGTCTGAAGAACATTAGGATGTCAGCTGATGATCCTAgaaatagaatagactatttcagttggaagggacctacaatgatcatctagtacAGCTGCCTGACCACtccagggctgaccaagttaaagcatgttattaagggcattgtccaaatgcctcttaaacactgacaggcttggggcatcgaccacctctcaaGGAAGCCTGTTGCAGTGTTCGATCagcctcttggtaaagaaatgcttcctaatgacaagtctgaacctcccctggcacagctttaaACCATTCCTATGCATCccatcactggataccagggagaagagatcagcacctccctctccacttctccTCAATCTTGGATCATACTTTCTCCTAGTTCTTGTTTTACCTTTTAGTTGGATGAATTAAGAGCatggtggttggttggttggagTGTTTTGGTTGAGAAACACTAATTCATTAGACTGCTGCGATTTATTTGTTTTAGCTCTGGGAAATAAATGGAGGTAGTCCTGGGAAATAGGTACTCCAGAAAATTTTGCATGATATTTGGAAGGAAATCCTAACACTGACCAGATCAGTTCCTTCTATCAAACTGTTCAGACTTGCTTTGAGCCACACATCAGTTCCTGCTTGCCTGGGAATACTTGTCCTGACATGAGAACTTGCACCAGGAAGACCTGCTGGGACTGTCACACCCCGGTAGGGATTTGGAGCACAAGCCACTTGTTGCAGATTTAGTTGCTGTGAAACACATTGCAATACTAGTTCTGATTTTGCAACTTCATTGGATTTGTACTATGCTGCCTGATATTTCCGATAGAGAAATAGCTTTAGATCTTGAGTAtgaagatttttatctttttccatgGGAAAAACTTGAGACTAAGTTTTAAGGCAGAGGAATAGGATCCTCAGTTGAAGTTTCCCAGGATCTTTGCTTGGAAGTGGGAAGGGGCCTAGAAACCATTCTTCTGTTGTGTTCTTACTGACAGTAAGGTGAAGGATCTGCTGGGCACTGGAGAAGCCCTTTCAGTGTCTAATCTGTTTGTTTACAGAGTGCCAGCAAAGGCTTATTATAGTGCTGTTGTTCATTCTATACTCAGTCCTTTGTGTTCAGTCTTCAGAGATTTCTTTCTACCACTCTAGCAGTTAAATTTGCTTTACCTGTCCCTCAACTTGTACATTTCACACCTGAGAAAGTGTTCTGGTTTTTGGGGAGGAGGATATTTAATGTAGTAATTTTATCAAATTATTGCCTAATAGTttcctttgtaaataaataaacaaaatgttcTCTCCTCCTTAGCACCACTGCCGAAGATGTGGAAAGTGTTTCTGTGACAAGTGCTGCAGTAAAAAAGTGCCTCTGCCTCGCATGTGCTTTGTGGACCCTGTGCGCCAGTGTGCTGAATGTGCTCTCATCTCTCAGAAAGAAACAGAGTTTTATGACAAACAGCTTAAAGTACTCATGAATGGTAAGGACTGAATGCATGTAAATGCTGGTTTGATCTCATTTATATTTATTCAAATGCTGTGTTAAACAAACCTGATAAACAGCAAGAGTGGTGCCTCTTGTCAAACAAGCTGCAGTTTTGTCctttaaatgctgttttgttGTCATGCTTCTTGTTTGCCAGTTAATAATTCTGTGTTAGCAGTTTATTTAGAGAGAAGTTTACAAAGAGTGATTTAATTAAAGACAAAGGAATTTTTAATGCCTCTGAGAACAGATGTGTGCAGTTggcatttttcttaaaatcatgCATCTTTTGGCCATATTCCTGTTACATTAAATAAGGATGAAAAATACAacagagaatattttaatattttctaacaAGATACAGTGCTTGTTTCAAGCTTCGTCTGTGAGCTTTAATCTTGTCCATGGCCTACAGCTGTGGTTGATGGCAGATCATCATGAGTGGTCAATTTTGCATAGCATTAAAACTACAGTAATTCATGTTCCACTTACATTAAGGAAGCTGTGTCTTCAGTTTTTAACATACTCTGAGATTGTTCAGTGCCTTTTGATGGGCGCTCTCAGCGTGATGCCAGCGTGTATAATTGGTAAGCTAAACCACACGTCTGATTAGCGTGAATGTTCCTAGGCAGATTCTGGGTTCAGAAAGGAGTATGTTCATCCTTGTAACACACAAATCGTTCTTCACGCTGCTTTGCAGATGAAGGTGTAGATGagtttttaaataatgtattttaaactgaagACTTCTTTTAAAGCTTGTTCTGCTTGTCTTCGGG
The sequence above is drawn from the Strix aluco isolate bStrAlu1 chromosome 4, bStrAlu1.hap1, whole genome shotgun sequence genome and encodes:
- the ZFYVE21 gene encoding zinc finger FYVE domain-containing protein 21 isoform X4, whose protein sequence is MSGCEARDAKKLVRSPSGLRMVPEHRSARSPFGLDEPPWVPDKECPRCMQCDTKFDFITRKHHCRRCGKCFCDKCCSKKVPLPRMCFVDPVRQCAECALISQKETEFYDKQLKVLMNGATFFVTLGTSDKSELMVCRLSNNQRYLVLDGDSHYEIEIIQISTVQILTEGFTPGGGNTRAIGMILQYKVPGSEELTQMKFTASEDFSCNRKLSASWLAAMHKATKLLYESRDQ